A section of the Prochlorococcus marinus XMU1402 genome encodes:
- the gndA gene encoding NADP-dependent phosphogluconate dehydrogenase: MSKAHFGLIGLGVMGENLVLNAERNGFSSVVFNRTYSKTEEFLQGRGFGKNIEGAETLQEFVNKLERPRRILMMVKAGPATDAVIDNISGFLEEGDLLIDGGNSQFKDTERRVNTLESKSFGYIGMGVSGGAKGALEGPSMMPGGTKASYDAIESLLTKMAAKVEDGSCVAYVGPGGSGHFVKTVHNGIEYGIEQILAEAYDLMKRVKGMNGQQMSEVFGIWNNTDELASYLVEITEICLNTKDEITGDDVVEKILDKAGQKGTGLWTVVSALELGVSVPTIYASLNARVMSSLKEQRSEIEKTIPNKEIEDFDLGNISDGMKPLLDAVVLATIASYAQGMDILREASSVYNYGLNMPSIAQIWKGGCIIRSKLLGKIQDAYNKDPNLKNLIFDDWFNNEIATRLDNLANVVSLSTKAGIPVPCLSSTLDYLNSYRTNRLPQNLVQAMRDCFGSHTYERIDREGSFHTEWMK, translated from the coding sequence ATGTCCAAGGCACATTTTGGTTTAATAGGTCTTGGTGTTATGGGCGAAAATTTAGTTCTTAACGCAGAGAGAAATGGATTTTCTAGTGTGGTTTTTAATAGAACTTACTCAAAAACTGAAGAATTTTTACAAGGTAGGGGTTTTGGGAAGAATATAGAAGGAGCTGAAACTCTTCAAGAATTTGTCAATAAGCTAGAGAGACCTAGAAGAATTTTAATGATGGTTAAAGCTGGACCTGCAACAGATGCTGTTATAGATAATATTTCTGGATTTCTTGAGGAAGGAGATTTATTAATAGATGGCGGCAATTCTCAATTTAAAGATACAGAAAGAAGGGTAAATACTCTCGAAAGTAAAAGTTTTGGATACATTGGGATGGGTGTCTCAGGTGGTGCCAAAGGGGCCCTAGAAGGGCCAAGTATGATGCCTGGTGGCACTAAGGCTTCATATGATGCAATAGAAAGCTTATTAACTAAGATGGCGGCTAAGGTTGAAGACGGCTCATGTGTTGCATATGTTGGACCAGGAGGCTCAGGTCATTTTGTAAAAACTGTTCATAACGGAATTGAATATGGAATTGAGCAAATACTCGCAGAAGCTTATGACCTTATGAAGAGAGTTAAAGGTATGAATGGACAGCAGATGTCAGAGGTATTTGGCATTTGGAACAATACTGATGAATTAGCTTCTTACCTTGTTGAAATAACAGAGATTTGTCTAAATACAAAAGATGAGATAACCGGAGATGATGTTGTGGAGAAAATATTAGATAAAGCTGGCCAGAAAGGTACTGGGTTATGGACTGTTGTAAGTGCTTTAGAACTGGGGGTATCAGTTCCAACTATTTATGCATCTTTAAATGCAAGAGTAATGAGTTCCTTAAAAGAGCAACGTAGTGAGATTGAAAAAACTATTCCAAATAAAGAGATAGAGGATTTTGATTTAGGAAATATATCAGATGGAATGAAACCTTTACTTGATGCTGTAGTCCTTGCCACAATTGCTAGCTATGCTCAAGGTATGGATATTTTAAGAGAAGCATCTTCAGTCTATAATTACGGTTTGAATATGCCATCAATTGCTCAAATCTGGAAGGGTGGTTGCATAATTAGATCAAAATTATTAGGTAAAATTCAAGATGCTTATAACAAAGACCCTAATCTGAAAAATTTAATTTTTGATGATTGGTTTAATAATGAAATTGCTACAAGATTAGATAATTTAGCTAATGTAGTTTCTTTATCCACAAAAGCAGGTATACCAGTTCCATGTCTATCCAGTACTTTAGATTATTTGAATAGTTATAGAACCAATAGACTTCCGCAGAATCTTGTCCAGGCAATGAGAGACTGTTTTGGCTCTCATACATATGAAAGAATTGATAGAGAAGGTAGTTTTCATACTGAATGGATGAAATGA
- the ccsB gene encoding c-type cytochrome biogenesis protein CcsB gives MILDNLFKNFIYDPVSVLGLLVFYFLLINLPISLGAVFKKKSSSIVRFITILVNLLITLQLLFRWSISGHFPISNLYESLYFLTWGITLGQLLVEREYQFPIIPSIAIPIELLTVAFACFVLPDDLKLSSNLVPALRSSWLIMHVSVVMLSYAALIIGSLLSFSVLFINKNKPLQIRSSSTGIGGFKLSNNYSFNGLVEPTEFSHSEELDTLSYRSILIGFVLLTLGLISGAVWANEAWGTWWSWDPKETWAFISWLFYAAYLHMRISKGWQGRKPALLASTGFLVVLVCYLGVNFLGIGLHSYGWIFG, from the coding sequence ATGATACTAGATAATCTTTTTAAAAATTTTATATATGACCCGGTTTCAGTTTTAGGTCTATTAGTCTTTTATTTTTTATTAATTAACTTACCAATATCTTTAGGTGCAGTTTTTAAAAAAAAATCTTCTTCAATTGTAAGATTTATTACGATTTTAGTGAACCTATTAATAACATTACAATTACTTTTTAGGTGGTCAATTTCTGGGCACTTTCCTATCAGCAATTTGTATGAATCTCTTTATTTCCTTACTTGGGGGATCACATTGGGACAACTATTGGTTGAAAGGGAATATCAATTTCCAATAATTCCCTCAATTGCAATACCAATTGAGTTATTGACAGTTGCTTTTGCTTGTTTTGTTTTACCTGACGATTTGAAATTATCATCCAACTTGGTTCCAGCCTTAAGATCTAGTTGGTTAATAATGCATGTCAGCGTCGTAATGCTTAGTTATGCGGCATTAATAATAGGTTCTTTGCTCTCGTTTTCTGTTTTATTTATTAATAAAAATAAGCCGCTTCAAATCAGAAGTAGTTCTACAGGTATAGGGGGGTTCAAACTTTCTAATAACTATTCTTTTAATGGTTTAGTTGAACCTACTGAATTCTCTCATTCAGAAGAATTAGATACATTAAGTTATCGTTCTATATTAATAGGATTTGTTCTTTTGACTCTCGGTTTAATTTCAGGTGCAGTCTGGGCTAACGAGGCCTGGGGTACATGGTGGAGTTGGGATCCAAAAGAAACATGGGCATTTATCTCATGGTTGTTTTATGCCGCTTATCTGCATATGAGAATTAGCAAGGGTTGGCAAGGACGCAAACCAGCATTATTAGCATCAACAGGCTTTTTAGTGGTTTTAGTATGTTATTTAGGAGTTAATTTCTTAGGAATAGGCTTACATAGTTATGGCTGGATATTTGGGTGA
- the glpX gene encoding class II fructose-bisphosphatase: protein MNQTLIQEILEVVEQAAIASAKLTGLGQKDEADAAAVEAMRLRMGKIEMKGKIVIGEGERDEAPMLYIGEEVGSGSGPGVDFAVDPCEGTNLCANNQRGSMAVLAASDTGGLFNAPDFYMNKLAAPPAAKGKVDIRNSATENLKILSDCLDLSIEELTVVVMDRTRHKDLIKEIRGCGAKVQPISDGDVQAAIACGFAGTGTHCLMGIGAAPEGVISAAAMRALGGHFQGQLVYDPAIAQTSEWADYTKEGNIKRLNEMGITDIDKIYEANELASGENVVFAGSGITDGLLFDGVKFESDCVRTSSLVISTLDSTARFTNTVHIKDGAKSISL, encoded by the coding sequence GTGAATCAAACTTTAATTCAAGAAATTCTCGAAGTTGTCGAGCAAGCAGCAATTGCTTCAGCAAAACTAACAGGACTTGGTCAAAAAGATGAAGCTGATGCTGCAGCTGTCGAAGCAATGAGATTGCGAATGGGCAAAATTGAAATGAAAGGGAAAATTGTTATCGGAGAAGGTGAAAGAGATGAAGCACCTATGCTTTATATAGGTGAAGAGGTTGGGAGCGGAAGCGGACCAGGGGTTGACTTTGCAGTAGATCCTTGTGAAGGAACCAATCTTTGTGCAAATAATCAAAGAGGTTCCATGGCTGTTCTGGCGGCTTCAGATACAGGAGGTCTCTTTAATGCCCCAGATTTCTACATGAACAAATTAGCGGCCCCTCCAGCAGCCAAAGGGAAAGTAGATATTAGAAATTCGGCTACTGAAAACTTGAAAATTCTTAGTGATTGCTTGGATCTCTCTATTGAAGAACTTACTGTTGTTGTAATGGATAGAACAAGGCATAAAGATTTAATTAAAGAGATTCGTGGATGTGGTGCAAAAGTACAACCGATTTCTGATGGTGATGTTCAAGCTGCTATAGCATGTGGTTTTGCAGGAACTGGAACACATTGTTTGATGGGTATAGGTGCAGCTCCGGAAGGTGTTATTTCCGCTGCTGCAATGAGAGCTCTTGGAGGACATTTTCAAGGACAACTAGTTTATGATCCAGCAATTGCTCAAACTTCTGAATGGGCTGATTACACAAAAGAAGGGAATATAAAACGTCTAAATGAAATGGGCATAACTGATATAGATAAAATCTATGAAGCTAACGAATTGGCATCCGGAGAAAATGTTGTATTTGCTGGAAGTGGAATAACTGATGGATTATTATTTGACGGAGTTAAATTTGAAAGCGATTGTGTTAGAACAAGCAGTCTAGTAATAAGTACATTAGATAGTACTGCAAGATTCACAAATACTGTCCATATCAAAGATGGTGCTAAGAGTATCAGCCTTTAA
- the rpe gene encoding ribulose-phosphate 3-epimerase, with product MTESNQTNLAGVNRPIQIIPSVLPADWANMGACVKELEEAGVDRIQFDVMDGNFVPNLTFGPEMIAACRKYCNVPFETQLMVSQYNCETMLESYVNATKGANGEPGVVIAHAEANIHLHRVLGRIRDLGGSPSVALNPHTPFEMIKNIMDMVDHVLVMTVNPGFGGQAYIPTMLNKIREIRNFVIEKNLNVDIEVDGGIKANWTISQCADAGANCFIAGSGMFAYPTLKEGCDDLRKVAQEAQKGNVLSEP from the coding sequence ATGACTGAGTCAAATCAAACAAATTTAGCTGGGGTTAATAGACCAATTCAAATAATTCCTTCAGTTTTACCAGCAGATTGGGCAAATATGGGTGCATGTGTGAAAGAGCTCGAGGAAGCTGGGGTAGATAGAATTCAATTTGATGTAATGGATGGGAATTTTGTACCAAATCTTACATTCGGTCCTGAAATGATTGCTGCATGCAGGAAATATTGCAATGTCCCCTTTGAAACTCAATTAATGGTAAGCCAATACAATTGTGAAACCATGCTTGAATCTTATGTAAACGCTACAAAAGGGGCGAATGGTGAACCAGGAGTAGTAATAGCTCATGCTGAAGCAAATATTCATTTGCATAGAGTTCTTGGAAGAATAAGAGACCTAGGAGGATCTCCTTCTGTTGCATTAAACCCTCATACTCCTTTTGAAATGATTAAAAACATTATGGATATGGTTGATCATGTTTTGGTTATGACAGTTAATCCAGGCTTTGGTGGACAAGCTTATATACCAACAATGCTTAATAAAATCAGAGAAATAAGAAACTTTGTTATTGAAAAAAACTTAAATGTAGATATTGAAGTTGATGGAGGCATTAAAGCAAATTGGACTATTTCACAATGTGCAGATGCTGGTGCGAATTGTTTTATTGCTGGTAGTGGAATGTTTGCTTACCCAACATTAAAAGAGGGATGTGATGACTTGAGAAAAGTTGCGCAAGAAGCACAAAAAGGTAATGTTCTTTCAGAGCCCTAA
- a CDS encoding DUF309 domain-containing protein, with protein MNEESTKNFQDALFTALNLFNNHEWYEAHDAFEEIWNSVDGDERQVIQGILQVSVSQFHLSKGNLNGATILLGEGLGRIKTRTKINLGIDLESFCRCLEDLLRKLQYKEILSENDKPFLKSL; from the coding sequence ATGAATGAAGAAAGTACAAAAAATTTTCAAGATGCACTTTTTACTGCTTTAAATCTTTTTAACAATCACGAATGGTATGAGGCCCATGATGCTTTTGAAGAAATTTGGAATTCTGTTGATGGTGACGAAAGGCAAGTTATCCAAGGCATTTTACAAGTATCTGTATCACAGTTTCACTTAAGTAAGGGGAATTTAAATGGAGCTACTATCTTGCTGGGCGAGGGTTTAGGTAGAATAAAAACCAGAACCAAGATTAATTTGGGTATAGATCTCGAATCCTTTTGCCGATGTTTGGAAGATTTATTGAGAAAATTACAATACAAAGAGATATTAAGTGAGAATGACAAGCCTTTTTTGAAATCTCTTTAG
- a CDS encoding glutamyl-tRNA reductase encodes MHIVVVGLSHRTAPVEVREKLSIPDQSITESLEALKAFSDVLEVSILSTCNRLEIYALVKDKNTGISSIKEFISDYSGIIFEDLNPHLFCFRQEDAVLHLMKVSAGLDSLVLGEGQILSQVKKMMRLGQENQSTGPILNRLLTQSVSTGKKVRSETNLGTGAVSISSAAVELAQLKLGQEKGFDTLVSLESEKVLVVGAGRMSRLLITHLKSKGCHKLILVNRNIDRALNLAADFPDLDIVCKGFNELDENIIISSLVFTSTASEEPIIDLAKIDKLNLKNKLKFIDIGVPRNISNDVKQNKFVQSFDVDDLQEVVSRNQEFRQKIAKEAESLVEEERIIFLEWWASLEAVPVINKLRSDLELIRKEELQKALSRMGPDFSARERKVVEALTKGIINKILHTPVTKLRSPQSREERQASLKIVEKLFSLVEEDRNN; translated from the coding sequence ATGCATATTGTTGTCGTCGGACTAAGTCATCGCACGGCACCTGTCGAAGTGCGTGAGAAGTTAAGTATTCCTGACCAATCTATAACAGAATCATTGGAAGCATTAAAAGCTTTCTCTGATGTTTTAGAGGTGTCAATTTTAAGTACTTGCAATAGGCTAGAAATATATGCGCTAGTAAAGGATAAAAATACCGGTATTTCATCAATTAAAGAATTTATTTCAGATTATTCCGGAATTATTTTTGAAGATTTAAATCCTCATCTTTTTTGCTTTAGACAAGAAGATGCAGTTTTACATTTAATGAAAGTCTCTGCAGGTCTCGATAGTCTCGTTTTAGGCGAAGGGCAAATCCTTTCGCAGGTAAAAAAAATGATGAGATTAGGCCAAGAGAATCAATCTACTGGCCCTATTCTTAATAGATTATTAACCCAATCTGTTAGTACAGGTAAAAAGGTTAGATCTGAAACAAATTTAGGAACTGGTGCTGTATCAATCAGTTCAGCAGCTGTAGAACTTGCTCAATTAAAACTTGGTCAGGAAAAGGGTTTTGATACTCTTGTGAGTTTGGAATCAGAGAAGGTTCTTGTAGTTGGGGCTGGACGAATGAGTAGGCTCTTAATAACTCACTTGAAGTCAAAAGGATGTCATAAACTTATTCTTGTAAATAGAAATATTGATAGAGCATTAAATCTTGCGGCAGACTTTCCCGACCTAGATATTGTTTGTAAAGGGTTCAACGAATTAGATGAAAATATAATAATATCTTCTCTTGTTTTTACTAGTACGGCATCCGAAGAGCCAATAATTGATCTCGCTAAAATTGATAAATTAAATTTAAAAAATAAACTCAAATTTATTGATATTGGTGTACCAAGAAATATATCTAATGATGTTAAACAAAATAAATTTGTACAATCATTCGATGTAGATGACTTACAGGAGGTTGTTTCAAGAAATCAGGAATTTAGACAGAAAATTGCAAAGGAAGCAGAATCTTTAGTAGAAGAAGAAAGAATCATTTTTCTTGAATGGTGGGCAAGTTTAGAGGCTGTTCCAGTAATTAATAAACTTAGATCAGATTTGGAGTTAATTAGAAAAGAGGAATTGCAAAAAGCACTAAGTAGGATGGGGCCTGATTTTTCTGCTAGAGAAAGAAAAGTTGTGGAAGCTTTGACTAAAGGAATTATAAATAAAATACTTCACACACCTGTTACTAAGTTGAGAAGTCCTCAATCAAGAGAAGAAAGACAAGCTTCTTTAAAAATTGTTGAAAAATTGTTTTCTCTTGTAGAAGAGGATAGAAATAACTAA
- the pgl gene encoding 6-phosphogluconolactonase, whose translation MDEMIQKVKNGYTLNIYKDKLELSTAVFKFIESQIIFTLKKKDRFKFCVSGGSTPKAVYQLLSNCDLRWDMVDVFLGDERCVDPNSELSNTLMLKNSLLTNFGSKAFFYEIFNDLNADDETTKNQFISKLFEKCGSNPPLFDLTLLGLGDDGHTASLFPYQKNNNEDDFVIFNEGKGLKRISLTPKVLSASSKIVFLVSGANKRIALERLLDEKEPLDRTPSKLIKSINQISIFCDQESAKELEI comes from the coding sequence ATGGATGAAATGATTCAAAAGGTTAAAAATGGATATACACTCAACATTTACAAAGACAAGTTAGAACTATCAACAGCGGTTTTCAAGTTTATTGAAAGTCAAATTATTTTTACTTTAAAAAAGAAAGATAGATTCAAATTTTGTGTTAGTGGAGGTTCAACTCCTAAAGCTGTCTATCAGCTCTTATCTAATTGTGATCTTAGATGGGATATGGTTGATGTCTTTTTAGGAGATGAAAGATGTGTTGATCCAAATTCAGAATTAAGTAACACATTAATGTTGAAAAATTCATTGTTAACTAATTTTGGATCTAAAGCTTTTTTTTATGAAATTTTCAATGATTTAAATGCTGATGATGAAACTACAAAAAATCAATTTATTTCCAAATTATTTGAAAAATGTGGATCAAACCCTCCCTTATTTGATTTAACTTTATTAGGTCTTGGAGACGATGGTCATACAGCTTCACTATTCCCTTATCAAAAAAATAATAATGAAGATGATTTTGTGATTTTTAATGAAGGTAAAGGATTAAAGAGAATTTCCTTAACTCCAAAGGTCCTTTCAGCCTCATCAAAGATAGTATTTTTGGTTAGTGGGGCCAATAAAAGAATTGCTCTTGAGAGGTTATTAGATGAAAAAGAGCCTCTTGATAGAACACCATCAAAATTAATAAAATCTATTAATCAAATTTCAATATTTTGTGATCAAGAATCAGCAAAAGAATTAGAAATTTAG
- the typA gene encoding translational GTPase TypA, protein MSSSIKEIRNVAIIAHVDHGKTTLVDALLSQSGIFRDNEVIPTCVMDSNDLERERGITILSKNTAVNYKETRINIIDTPGHADFGGEVERVLGMVDGCLLIVDANEGPMPQTRFVLKKALEKGLRPIVFVNKIDRPRVVPELAIDKVLDLFLELGADDDQCDFPYLFGSGLSGFAKEEMESNSDNMMPLFEAIIRHVPPPVGDLNKPLQLQITTLDYSDFLGRIVIGKIHNGTIKNGQQASLIKENGKTIKGKVSKLLGFEGLQRIDINEAFAGDIVAVSGFDDVNIGETIACPDSPHPLPLIKVDEPTLNMTFVVNDSPFAGKEGKFVTSRQLKNRLERELLTNVALRVEETDSPDRFSVSGRGELHLGILIETMRREGFEFQISQPQVIFREIDNVECEPIETLVLDVPEVSVGSCIEKLGSRKAEMKNMQTSSDGRTQLEFLVPSRGLIGFRGEFVRITRGEGIMSHSFYEYKPKAGDFETRRNGVLIAFEEGVATFYALKNAEDRGVYFIKPGVKVYKGMIIGENNRPQDLELNICKTKQLTNMRSAGAEELDTLQSPVDITLERALEYIGPDEMLEVTPDSIRMRKINKKKKN, encoded by the coding sequence ATGTCATCTTCGATAAAAGAAATTAGGAATGTTGCAATTATTGCCCATGTAGATCATGGGAAGACAACTCTTGTAGATGCATTGTTATCTCAATCAGGAATATTTAGAGACAATGAAGTTATTCCTACATGTGTAATGGATTCGAATGATCTTGAAAGAGAAAGAGGCATAACAATACTCTCAAAAAATACAGCAGTTAACTACAAAGAAACCAGGATTAATATTATAGACACACCTGGACATGCTGATTTTGGGGGAGAAGTCGAAAGGGTTTTGGGGATGGTTGATGGTTGCCTTCTTATTGTTGATGCGAACGAGGGACCTATGCCTCAAACAAGATTTGTTTTAAAAAAAGCATTAGAAAAAGGACTTAGGCCTATAGTCTTTGTAAATAAAATTGATAGACCAAGAGTAGTTCCAGAATTAGCAATTGATAAGGTCCTTGATTTATTTTTAGAATTGGGAGCAGATGATGATCAATGTGATTTCCCTTATCTTTTTGGTAGCGGCCTATCTGGCTTCGCAAAAGAAGAGATGGAGTCAAATAGTGATAATATGATGCCTCTTTTTGAAGCTATTATCAGACATGTTCCACCTCCAGTAGGTGACTTAAATAAGCCTCTTCAGCTACAAATAACTACTTTGGATTATTCTGACTTCTTAGGTAGGATTGTTATTGGAAAAATTCATAATGGCACTATAAAAAATGGTCAACAAGCCAGTTTAATTAAGGAAAATGGAAAAACTATAAAGGGGAAGGTAAGTAAATTATTAGGATTTGAAGGATTACAAAGAATTGATATTAATGAAGCATTTGCTGGTGATATCGTTGCGGTTTCTGGTTTTGATGATGTCAATATTGGTGAGACCATAGCATGCCCTGATTCACCTCATCCTTTGCCATTAATCAAGGTTGATGAGCCTACTTTAAATATGACTTTTGTTGTAAATGATTCTCCATTTGCTGGTAAAGAAGGAAAATTTGTTACTAGCAGACAGTTGAAAAATAGATTGGAGAGAGAACTCTTAACTAATGTTGCTCTTAGGGTTGAAGAAACTGATTCTCCTGACAGATTTTCAGTATCAGGGAGGGGAGAATTACACTTAGGAATTTTGATTGAAACCATGCGAAGAGAAGGGTTTGAGTTTCAAATATCACAACCTCAAGTAATATTTAGAGAAATTGATAATGTTGAATGCGAGCCTATAGAAACCTTAGTTTTAGATGTGCCTGAAGTTTCTGTTGGTTCATGTATTGAGAAACTTGGATCGAGAAAAGCTGAGATGAAAAATATGCAGACAAGTTCAGATGGGAGGACTCAACTAGAATTTCTCGTTCCATCAAGAGGATTAATTGGATTCCGTGGAGAATTCGTGCGCATTACGAGAGGCGAGGGCATTATGAGTCATTCATTTTATGAATATAAACCTAAAGCTGGAGACTTTGAAACCAGAAGAAATGGAGTTCTGATTGCGTTTGAAGAAGGTGTAGCAACGTTTTATGCTTTAAAGAATGCTGAAGATAGAGGAGTCTATTTTATTAAACCTGGAGTTAAAGTTTACAAAGGAATGATAATTGGAGAAAATAACAGACCTCAAGATCTAGAGTTAAATATATGTAAAACTAAGCAATTGACTAATATGAGGTCTGCAGGGGCAGAAGAACTAGATACTTTGCAGTCACCTGTTGATATTACCCTTGAAAGAGCACTTGAATATATTGGTCCTGATGAAATGCTAGAGGTAACACCCGATTCCATAAGAATGAGAAAAATAAATAAGAAGAAAAAGAATTAA
- the lptB gene encoding LPS export ABC transporter ATP-binding protein — protein MNLKIQNVSLTIQGRLIVNDVSITVNPGEVVGLMGPNGAGKTTTFNLAVGNIKPDKGKILMNHKNITNLPLPIRSRLGLGYLTQEASIFRDLTVKENIDLALQNSSYTSAAIRNRREQLINEFNLNKFVDNYGYQLSGGERRRCEIARALTVGRKGPRYLLLDEPFAGIDPLAVNDLKKLILKLSGYGVGILITDHNVRETLLITNKSYVLSEGKILAYGSSRELADNPIVKKYYLGDNFKL, from the coding sequence ATGAACTTAAAAATCCAAAATGTATCTCTAACGATTCAAGGTAGGTTAATCGTAAATGATGTTTCAATAACTGTTAATCCAGGAGAAGTTGTAGGATTGATGGGACCTAATGGGGCGGGGAAAACTACTACTTTTAATCTTGCTGTGGGGAATATAAAGCCTGACAAAGGTAAAATTTTGATGAATCACAAAAATATAACTAATCTACCATTGCCGATTAGATCGAGACTTGGTTTGGGCTATCTAACTCAAGAGGCAAGTATCTTTAGAGATCTTACTGTTAAGGAAAATATTGATTTGGCTCTGCAAAATTCATCTTATACTTCTGCTGCAATAAGAAACAGGAGAGAACAATTAATTAATGAATTTAATTTGAATAAATTTGTAGATAATTATGGTTATCAACTTTCAGGTGGTGAGAGAAGGAGGTGTGAGATAGCGAGAGCTCTAACTGTGGGTAGAAAAGGGCCTAGATATTTACTACTAGACGAACCTTTTGCTGGAATAGATCCTTTGGCTGTTAATGATTTAAAGAAACTAATTCTTAAATTAAGTGGTTATGGGGTAGGTATTCTTATTACAGATCATAATGTAAGGGAAACCCTTTTAATAACTAATAAGTCATATGTATTAAGTGAAGGAAAAATTTTAGCTTATGGATCATCAAGGGAATTGGCTGATAATCCAATAGTCAAGAAGTATTATCTAGGAGATAATTTTAAACTTTGA
- a CDS encoding glucose-1-phosphate adenylyltransferase yields MKRVLAIILGGGKGSRLYPLTKMRAKPAVPLAGKYRLIDIPISNCINSGIEKMYVLTQFNSASLNRHIGRTYNLNGPFGQGFVEVLAAQQTPDSPKWFEGTADAVRKYQWLFQEWDVDEYLILSGDQLYRMDYSLFVQHHRENGADLTVAALPVDEAQAEGFGLMRTDDLGNIKEFSEKPTGEKLKAMAVDTSKFGLSKESAKDKPYLASMGIYVFSRNTLFDLLNKFPSYTDFGKDIIPEALNRGDTLKSYVFDDYWEDIGTIGAFFESNLALTEQPKPPFSFYDEKFPIYTRPRFLPPSKLVDAQITDSIVCEGTILKSCSILHCVLGVRSRIESDSVLEDTLVMGADFFESPEERIELRKGGGTPLGVGEGTTVKRAILDKNTRIGDNVVIINKDRVEEADKPELGFYIRNGIVVVVKNATIANGTVI; encoded by the coding sequence ATGAAGCGTGTGTTGGCCATCATCCTCGGAGGAGGAAAAGGTTCTAGACTTTACCCTCTAACAAAAATGAGGGCGAAACCTGCTGTCCCATTGGCAGGTAAGTATCGTTTGATAGATATCCCAATTAGTAATTGTATTAATTCAGGTATAGAAAAAATGTACGTATTGACTCAGTTCAATAGTGCATCTCTAAATAGACATATAGGAAGAACATATAATTTGAATGGCCCTTTTGGTCAAGGCTTTGTTGAGGTTTTGGCCGCTCAACAGACTCCTGATAGTCCAAAGTGGTTTGAAGGTACTGCTGATGCAGTTAGAAAATACCAATGGTTATTTCAAGAATGGGATGTTGACGAGTATCTAATATTGTCAGGTGATCAACTATATAGGATGGACTACAGTTTATTTGTTCAACATCATAGAGAAAATGGAGCCGACTTAACTGTCGCAGCTTTACCTGTTGATGAAGCTCAAGCAGAAGGTTTTGGCCTGATGAGAACAGATGATTTAGGAAATATAAAAGAATTTAGTGAAAAACCTACTGGAGAGAAGCTGAAGGCAATGGCAGTAGATACTTCAAAATTTGGATTAAGTAAGGAGTCAGCTAAAGATAAGCCTTACTTAGCCTCTATGGGTATTTACGTTTTTAGCAGAAATACTCTTTTTGATCTTCTAAATAAATTCCCTAGTTATACCGATTTTGGTAAGGACATTATTCCTGAAGCACTTAATAGGGGTGATACACTTAAAAGTTATGTATTCGATGATTATTGGGAAGATATAGGAACCATTGGTGCATTTTTTGAGTCAAACCTTGCATTGACTGAGCAGCCAAAACCTCCATTTAGTTTTTATGATGAAAAATTTCCAATTTATACAAGACCTAGATTCCTCCCACCTTCTAAACTTGTAGATGCTCAAATTACTGATTCAATTGTCTGTGAAGGTACAATCTTAAAGTCATGCAGTATTTTACATTGTGTTTTAGGCGTAAGAAGTAGGATTGAAAGTGATTCGGTACTCGAGGACACTCTTGTTATGGGTGCTGATTTCTTTGAATCGCCTGAAGAGAGGATTGAATTAAGAAAAGGAGGCGGAACACCTCTTGGAGTAGGTGAAGGAACTACTGTAAAAAGAGCAATTCTTGATAAGAATACAAGGATTGGTGATAATGTCGTGATTATTAATAAAGATCGAGTAGAAGAAGCAGATAAACCAGAATTAGGTTTCTATATAAGAAATGGAATTGTTGTAGTAGTTAAAAATGCAACTATTGCAAACGGAACCGTTATTTAA